The Longimicrobiales bacterium nucleotide sequence CAGATCAGCAGGCTGCCCAGGGCGGCCAGCGGTGCGAGGGCTAGAAAGACACCTGCACCGGTCGCCACGCCCTTGCCGCCGCGGAAGCCGACATAGACCGAGTACATGTGACCGATGATGGCCGCCGCGCCGTACGCCAGTGTCCAGGCAATCGGCTCCACGCCATCGATGCCGGGAAAGAACCAGGCGGGCAGGAATCCCTTGGCCACATCGACGATGAAGATGGGTGTCGCCGCACGCCAGCCGAGCACGCGGAACGCGTTCGTCGCTCCGAGGTTGCCGCTGCCGTGCTGTCGCAGGTCGATGCCGCGCGTGAGGCGGCCGACGATGTAGCTGGTAGGAAAAGCGCCGATCAGATACGCCGCAAGCAGGAGCAGCGCCGGGATCATGTCGGCTTCTCCTGCTCCCGTCGCGCGCGCAGCCTGAGTCGTATGGGTGTGCCGATGAAGCCCCAGGCCGCGCGGAAGCCGTTCTGCAGATAGCGCAGATAGTGCTCGGGCACGCCCTTCGGCTGATTCACGAAGATCACGAACGTCGGCGGCTTCACGGCGACCTGAGTGGCGTAGAGCAGCTTGATCGGCATGCCGCGAAAATGCGGCGGCATGGTACGCACCGCCAGCTTGTGGACCACTTCGTTCACCTCGCGCGTCGGGATCCTTCGCTCCCTCTGCTCAGCGACCTCGACGATCAGGTCCAGAACCTTGCGCACGCGGAGACCGGTCAGGGCGGACGTGAAGATCACGGGCGTCCAGCGCAGCGGCGGTGCACGCTCGTGCAGCTTGCGCTCGAACTCCACCGCGGTGTTGGTCTCCTTCTCGACCAGGTCCCACTTGTTGGCCACGATGATGAGCGCACAGCCGCTGCGCCACGCCTTCTCGGCGATCTTCAGATCCTGCACGTGTATC carries:
- a CDS encoding GTP-binding protein → DRMVVSEVAGTTRDSIDTPFRYHNRDLIFVDTAGLRRQAKIDRGLEFYSSLRTELAIERADVCMLLVDATEPIHVQDLKIAEKAWRSGCALIIVANKWDLVEKETNTAVEFERKLHERAPPLRWTPVIFTSALTGLRVRKVLDLIVEVAEQRERRIPTREVNEVVHKLAVRTMPPHFRGMPIKLLYATQVAVKPPTFVIFVNQPKGVPEHYLRYLQNGFRAAWGFIGTPIRLRLRARREQEKPT
- the plsY gene encoding glycerol-3-phosphate 1-O-acyltransferase PlsY, with protein sequence MIPALLLLAAYLIGAFPTSYIVGRLTRGIDLRQHGSGNLGATNAFRVLGWRAATPIFIVDVAKGFLPAWFFPGIDGVEPIAWTLAYGAAAIIGHMYSVYVGFRGGKGVATGAGVFLALAPLAALGSLLIWMVLVFATGYVSLASIASAAALPLLIALTGAPGSVLALSVGLSIFVIYAHRANMRRLLRGEEHRFRRGRRAQAPPTSEERTR